The Candidatus Methylomirabilota bacterium DNA segment CTCAGCACTACGGCATTCAACAAAAACGGACAGACCGTTCTCGCCATGATCACAACCACCACTCACCGACCGTGGCCCGGGGACACTGTCATCGAGGAGCTTGGCGAAGCGGGACTCACCATGCCGTGCATAGTTCGCCTAAAAATGTTTACCCTCGACAACCGTCTGATCATGAAAAAGATCGGCCGCTTGTCGCCGATTGACCGCTATTCTCCAGCCTGAGCCAGCACCATTGCTATGAGTTCGTCGCTCAGCCACTGCCCGGAGGCACGCAAGCTCTCGAGGACCGGTCGGACAGCCTCGAGGTGTCCAGCCTGTTTGGCTTTGATAAGCAC contains these protein-coding regions:
- a CDS encoding type II toxin-antitoxin system PemK/MazF family toxin, with product MISERWDVVIVPFPFTERADRKRRPALVLSTTAFNKNGQTVLAMITTTTHRPWPGDTVIEELGEAGLTMPCIVRLKMFTLDNRLIMKKIGRLSPIDRYSPA